The region TGGGGCACGGTATTGGGTATGGTATAGGGCATGGTATAGGGCATGGTATTGATAcggtattgggcatggtattgggaACGGTACTGGGTATGGTATTGTGCACGGTATTGGGTATGGTATTTGGCACGGTGTTGGGTACGGTATGGGCATGGTATTGATTACGGTATGGGGCACGGTATAGGGCACGGTATTGGGTACGGTATAGGGTATGGTATAGGGCATGGTATTGGGTATGGTATAGAGCACGGTATTGGGTACGGTATAGGGTATGGTATAGGGCATGGTATTGGGTACGGTATAGGGTATGGTATAGGGCACGGTATTGGGTACGGTATAGGGTATGGTATAGGGCATGGTATTGGGTATGGTATAGAGCATGGTATAGGGTATGGTATAGAGCATGGTATTGGGAACGGAATTGGGCATATTATTGGGTATGGAATTGGGCATGGTATTCGGTACGGAATTGGGTACGGTATTGGGTAcggtattgggcatggtattgggcaTGGTACTGTTTACGGTATTGGGTATGGcattgggcatggtattgggcaTGGTACTGTTTACGGTATTGGGTATGGTATTGGGCATGGCATTGGGCACGGTATTGGGTACGGTATTGGGCACGGTATTGGGTACGGTATTGGGTatggtattgggcatggtattgggcatggtattgggcatggtattgggcaTGGCATTGGGTATGGTATTGGGCATGGTACTGTTTAcggtattgggcatggtattgggcaTGGCATTGGGTACGGTACAGTGCATGGTATAGGGCATGGTATTGATTACGGTATTGAGCATGGTATTGGGTAcggtattgggcatggtattgggtaCGGTATTGGGCACGGTATTGGGTACGGTATAGGGCATGGTATAGGGCATGGTATTGATGcggtattgggcatggtattgggtaCGGCATTGGGTACGGTATTGGGTACGGCATTGGGTACGGTATTGGGCATGGTATAGAGCATGGTATTGATACGGTATTGGGCACTGTATTGGGCACGGTATTGGGTatggtattgggcatggtattgggtaTGGTATTTGGTACGGTATTGGGTAcggtattgggcatggtattgggtacggtattgggcatggtattgggtaCGGTATTGGGTACGGTATTGGGCACGGTttgggcatggtattgggtaCGGTATTGGGCACGGTATTGGGTAcggtattgggcatggtattgggcatggtattgggcaCGGTATTGGGTACGGTATTGGGCATGGTATGGTGGTCAGCCTGTGTGTGAGCGCGCGCGTACGTGTGTGCGAGACTCACCACCTGCATGGCGGAGCTCCTTGGTGGGTGTGGCTCGATGAGCAGCTGACATGGGGTCTGTCCAAAACTCCTGATCTGTGCCTCCACAGCctggtgagaggtagagagaaagagaagtagagagagacagagaaagagataggtgtagagagagagaggggtcgagagagagaggtaaaggtagagagaggggtagagagagagaggggtagagagagacagagaaagagataggtgtagagagagagaggggtcgagagagagaggtaaaggtagagtgaggggtagagagagagaggggtagagagaggtagagagagagcgagagaggggggggtagagagagagagcggggggtagagagagaggtagaggtagagagagaaagaggtagagcgagagagaaagtgagacagagcgagagagaaacagagcgagagagagaaagagaaacagagcaagagagagaaacagagaaacagagagagagacagacaggcgggtTAGGTGGCGCTAATTAAGAGATATAGGACCATAAATGTCACAGGAGACGCCGCCTCTCAGCTCTGGACAACATCAGGGGCCACAGAGTCAAGGTAACACAGGGCTGGGAGGACAGAGATGTACTAGTATATGGTCAACACAGTAAAGAATACATACAGCAACAGAGGTAGGTGTGTGTAGGAGTACTCTAGGTGAGATGGGGCTACAGAGAGAGAactcatatttatgtttatttattttcccttttgtactttaactatttgcacattgttacaacactgtatatagacatg is a window of Oncorhynchus masou masou isolate Uvic2021 unplaced genomic scaffold, UVic_Omas_1.1 unplaced_scaffold_4649, whole genome shotgun sequence DNA encoding:
- the LOC135535247 gene encoding lipopolysaccharide-responsive and beige-like anchor protein; protein product: MTLNKFCFEFQLFVGALESEFVSCQLHQWIDLIFGYKQQGPEATRSLNVFYYLTYEGTINLSSITDPMLREAVEAQIRSFGQTPCQLLIEPHPPRSSAMQVVSLAHTYARAHTQADHHTMPNTVPNTVPNTMPNTMPNTVPNTVPNT